The segment TGCCTTGAGTACTTCCATGGCTTTCTCCAGAGCCACCAAATTCTTCTCAAGATTACAAACATGATTGCCTTCTCCACATAAGCAGCTACCAACACGGTTCAATACTTTATCGCATGATATTTGGATAGAGATGCAACCACCCATCCTGCACTTGACTTGACACACACACAAAGAGAGATCCAAAATGCAACCAAGAAAGCTTAATTTACAATTTGCCAATTAAGTCAAGTCGTcgggacaaaaaaaaaaaaaaaaaaacaagtagtCTCAATCACTTTGTTTGAAAAAGAGACAATTTCAATAAATACAAATCTCAGCGGGACCAGTTTTCATTCACCACTTGATCAAATCACATGGAGGTTAAATGGAGAAACAACTTGCACAGTTGCACCACAGCTCATGAATTGAGACGACATATTGATAAGAGACAAAGACCAAATTTTCAACTTGCAGAGTTGCACCACAGCTTGCACAGTTGCACCACAACTCTTTGCTTTACTGAGTTAATGCCTAATTCgaatggaagaaaaaaaaacaagacagaAACTAAGACATAGTGATAGAGGCAAAGACCAAATTTTCAATCAACACAAGTTAACTCAGTAAAGCAAAGAGCATGATAATCTGCTTCTTGACAAACCTCATATGCATTATCCGTTTGAGATCAGGTGAGCGAGAATAAAAATCAAAGACAGAGAGAGGGAGACTACATCACCAGAGAAGCATGTGAGTTCCCATTACAGAATCAAAAACCGAATGAATTACGAAATGGATcgtatcttcttctcttttgtttcatGATGAACCCTGCTAAACTGGGGTTTAACACGTAAGCATGACGTTGCGGCACTGATGAGCGATGTTTACTAAACCAAACCCTCGTACAGGAATAGAGAGTTTGCATTCCAATAGGCAATAGCAAATTCAACACGCCAAATCCATacggaagaaaagaaaaagaacgtGTGGCCCATTTATTTCCTCATTggttaaaaaattatcaaaatagatTAAAGTCAAATCAACTAAAAAATgtataaaccaaaaaagaaaagaaaagaaatggaccTATCACAGAAGATGCTAGCGACCTACGCGTTTCAGACCTTCTAACTACAGATCTTAAATGGAACCAAAAGAGAATTGAGGAACTGTTACCTGAGCTAGTCCAGCAGATCCGGCTTCTTCAACCGAGTGAGACAGGAACGGAAGACAAGTATATCTGGCAACCTCTACAATCTGGAATCTATACTACAAGATCAGGGTATCACTCGGCCTCAACCACTTGTATCCCTGCGTCTCAAGCAGCAGATGCTTTGAACTGGTGGAGAGATGTATGGTCCCTCAACACTTCCCCGAAGATGCAAATGTTCTTATGGTCCGCCCTCCAAGATGCCTTGCCCACAGGAGATAATCTAAAAAGACGCAAGATAAAGCTTGATGCTCAATGCCCCCGATGTGGTCAACAGGAAACAACTTTGCATATCTTCTTCACTTGCTCCTTTGCTATGAAAGTTTGGAAACAAACACCCCTGTACCCTGCAGTTCACACAGCTGCACTTCAGAGCTTTAAAGAGGGAGTTATAATATTCAGGAAATTAAATTGCCTTCCACCTTCAGGTatctcaattaatatattacCGTGGATCTGTTGGGCAATTTGGACCTCCCGGAATCAACTCCTATTTGAAGATCGAGGTTTAGCTCCTGAGGAAGTAGCCATCAAAGGTCTCAATTTGGCACGTGAATGGACTTCAATCCAATCTAACCGCAAAGCGATCACACCGCCGATTCAACGATCAACCTTCAAACAACAAATCACTACACCTCATCCCGAAACCGTCTATTGTAAGACGGATGCTTCGTGGGACGCAACATCAAACTTCGCGGGCTTGGCATGGATCTTCTCGGGTCCTCACCCATCGATGCCCATGCAAGGCTCCATCTATCGCGGTTTCGTCAGTTCACCACTCATGGCAGAAGCACTAGCGGTTCGATCCAGCATCCAATTGGCAGCAACGCTTCAGATTCCACATCTTAGGGTTTGCTCCGATTCCCAAACGCTCATCAAAGCTATCATCAACAGAGCTA is part of the Raphanus sativus cultivar WK10039 chromosome 5, ASM80110v3, whole genome shotgun sequence genome and harbors:
- the LOC108858752 gene encoding uncharacterized protein LOC108858752; translation: MQMFLWSALQDALPTGDNLKRRKIKLDAQCPRCGQQETTLHIFFTCSFAMKVWKQTPLYPAVHTAALQSFKEGVIIFRKLNCLPPSGISINILPWICWAIWTSRNQLLFEDRGLAPEEVAIKGLNLAREWTSIQSNRKAITPPIQRSTFKQQITTPHPETVYCKTDASWDATSNFAGLAWIFSGPHPSMPMQGSIYRGFVSSPLMAEALAVRSSIQLAATLQIPHLRVCSDSQTLIKAIINRAMVKEIIGVVADIFNLSSLFSSISFIFIPRGENCDADALAKLTLRLRSSVTNPFMG